Sequence from the Ereboglobus luteus genome:
GCGATGGTGTGCGCCGCGCCCCGCCGGGCGGCGTCGACGTAGCGTTGCTCCCCTGTGAGTTCATGCAGGTCGAGCAGGTCCCACCAGCAGGGATAATAGGAAACATTGTAGAAGGGCTGGATGCCGATGGGACTGGCAAGATTGGGGTTCGTCTCAAACGCCCGCGTTATCCAGCCGTCGGCGTTTGCCTGGATGCGTTTCAGCAAAGCTGCGTCGGGTTTTTGCCGATAGAGCGCGAGCCAGCCGGACCAATCGGTTTCAGTGCCGCTGTTCGCGGGTTTGAAGGGACGGTTTTCCGCATCGCGGATGTAGCTGTCGAGCCAGGGATTCAGGCGGCGGGTGAGGTCGTCGACGCCCTGCCAAACGACTGAACCATAGAATAAGTTTCTGAAGCCGATGCGCGAACTGTTGGTGGTGACGTAGGAATTGTTTTTGGGCTTGGTTGCGAAATGGGCGCTGGGGCGGCTGAGGAGATACTCGATTGTCGGAAGGGCGCGCTTCCAATAAAAGTCCTCGTCCTTTGTGAGAAGCGCGCTCGAAAGATAAATGAGCGGCGCGGCATGGGTGACGGTGCTTGGGCTTTCAATGTTTTCGGGACCCTTGAGCCGGGCGTCCCATCCGCCGGCCTTGTCGTCGGCAATGAGGTCAATGATGTTGAGCGCTTGGTCGGTGATCGAGGTCGTGACGGGTTCGCGATAATCGGTGACGCCGTAGAGCCGCGTGTCGGCGTCCCTCATAACCTGCTCCCAGGATTGCGGCGCCATGACCACGTGCCAGGCGGCGCGGAGTGTGTCGCCGCGTTTTAACTGCGAGCCGTCGGCGCCGAGAATCGGGGAGAAACTCCACGGCTGCGCCTCGCCGTTTGGCGCGAGAAGCGTGAAGCCGAACCGGGCGTTGGTTCTGCCGGGCCACGCCGTGTCGAGGAAATCGGGCGCGGCAACGATGCCGCGGGTGATTGCCGGCGATTCGGCGCGCGCCTTGGCTTCGATGAGCGCGTAAGGGTGCGGCGTGATCGAGGAGGTTATCATCTCGGGACCCTCGGGGATGCGGCGGAATTGGTAAACCGGGGGAAGCATGACGGCGGCGACCTCCTCGCGCGGCACGGACTGGCCGCACGAAAAGGCAAACGAATACCACGCGTCTTTGCCGACTTCGTGCGACACTTCCACGCGCGCTGCAAAGCCATCGGCCGGAAGGCTCCAGATTGCGCGAATTGTGGCCGGGGTGCCCGGCGCGCCGGAATCGGACTGGTATGTGACCTCAACTTTTCCGTTCGCAAGCTGGCGCGCGCTTACCGGATCGAAGCGCGCAATCGCGCCCGCGACATACGGATCGCGCAAGTCGGCGGCGCGGCGCATCACATGCCCGCCAAGGCGCCAGTCAACCTGCGCGTCGGTTTTCCACACCGGATAAAACGCATTGAATGAGGCGGTGTTTTTCTCACTGGACAATAGAAACAATGGTTCCGCGCCGGCATCGATGGTGAGCGGCTGACCCTTGGCGTTTTTGCAGCGAACCTCCCGCCATACACGATTCTCGCCGCCGGCGGTTTGCGTGGCGCGAAAAACAATGGTTGCCGTTTTGTTTTTCAGCTCCGCAAGTGTGCGCGAGTTCGCGTCGGGCGCCGAAGGCTGCGGCGCGTGGGCTGTGAAAACACGCCCGGGTTGGACGACGGGCGTCCGGACCGAATTAAAGCTGTTGCGCGGGCGGGTGTTGGGATCGATCGCGGTCGTGGTGAGGAGAATGGCTTCGAGGCGTCCGTAGTTGCGCGCGGTGTCGACGATTTCGATCATGCGCAACCCGGCGTCGAGTTTCATCTCGCCCACATGTTCCCACGCCCAGCCGTCCGCTGTGTGCGCGCCCGATTCGCGGGCGGCGCGCTCGCCGTCGATCTTGATAAGGAGGCGGCGTTTGCCGGACTGGTTGTTGATGAAATTCTGGGTGCGCGTCCAGACGTGGTAGGAGCCGGGTTGTGTTATGTTGACGCCCGCGAAAGCCGTGCCGGGCTGGTTGCCGGACTGGATGTGATCGCGGACGCGCTGCCACGAATCGAGCGCGATAAAAGTCTCCGGCTCGACAAGCAAAGTCGCTTCGGCGGCGCGAACGGGTTGTGTTGATGTGGCGAGCGCAACGCATGCGAATGCAAGCATTGCAAGGCCGGCGGCGGGGGATTTCAGCATGTGCATGTTTTGGCGGCGGAAGTAAGACGCGGTCGGTTCAAGAAGTGAACGAACTGCGCCACGCATGCATGCAGTCGCGGCTGAAAAAGGGAATGCCGATTTTGGTCAACATTTGACCTTAACCGCCGCAACCGGTTACTGCAGAAAGCCGAGGAACTCGGGATGCTTGCTCTTTTTCGAAGTGTGCGGGGATTTTTTCCTGCGCGCCGGGCGGGCGTTTGGCGATATAAGCGTGTAGCCCTCGCGCTGGTGGCTGTCCGCCATCACGACCTTTGGATCGTCCGGCTCGCCGGTGAGGTTCAGGTTGAGCTGGCTGATCACAAGTTGAAACGCCTCCTCGCCGACCAACGGATAACGATGATCCACCCCGGCCGCGTCGGTGGGCGGCTCGGAGCGGTCTATGCTCGCAAAGCACACATCCTCGGGGATGCGAACGCCGATCTCGCGCAGCAGATGATACACGCTCGCCGCGCTGATGATGACATCGGGATCGTATTTTTTCACCCATGCGCGAAGGTGTTCGTGCGAGATTTGCGGCTTGGGCAAAATGGGAATGCGATCGCCCGGCGGGATCTTTGATTGGTAATAGAGAAATGACGAAGTGAAGAGCTTGTGGCCGATGCCGCCTTCGTTGTAAGTCATGACAAGCCCCAGCCGGCGATGCCCGAGATTGGTGGCTGTCTCGAGGAGTTCGTCCATCATCTGGAGATAGTCGGGACACGCCCGATGCATGCGCGGCGAAAGAATGCTATAGCCGGCGGTGGCGGCGGAAAAACCCGTGAGGTCGAAATCGATTTTCGCGACACCGCTGGCAAAAGGCGCAAAAATAACACCGCGTATGCCGCGCGCGACAAGGATGGAGCGAAGCCGCCGGGCGTTCATGCCAAGCTCGACCAGATAAAACACATCGACGCCAAACCCGACATTTTTTGCGATATTTCGCACGCCCTCAAGCATGCCAAGGATGGGAGGGTAGTGCTGCACCTGCTCGCGCGTGAGCTCGGGGATTACGAATGCGATGTTGGACGGCGCGCGATCAGCGCGGGCGACACGCAAATGCACCATTAATTCCGAAATGCGCGGATCGGTGCGATAGCCCATTTCCTTGACGAGCTTGAGAATCGCGTCACGCCGCTCGTCGGATATTTTCGGACTGTTGCGAAGGGCGAGCGAAACGGTCGAAACAGAAACGCCGGCAACCTCGGCGATCTCTCTCATGCTGACTGTGGTGGAGGGGGGCATGATGGTTAAGATAAAAGGCGCGAACCTGCCGTAGTCAACTATTGACTTGGCCGTGCCATCACGGGAGCGATTGTATTACTACCCCGTATATTCCACATAGTAATATGTTGTTGCGAAATAAATTAGACTGCAGGTGATTGCGCGGCCCAGATGCCGATTGAATCAAGGAACGCGCGGCTGCATCGCACGGCAAGCATGAGGCTTGTGGACGCAAGCAGCTACAAATATTTGCGGAGTTTGGGGATTTTGGCGCCTTCTTGGTTCTCATTCGGGGCGGCCTTGGTTGCCATTGAAGCCTGTGTTTGGTCGTGAATCACCCTCAATCAACAAGAAAGCCCTCTCCGATGAGGAGAAGGCTTTTCTGGTAAAATGGTCGGGCCGGAGAGATTCGAACTCTCGACCTCTTGCACCCCATGCAAGCGCGCTACCAGGCTACGCTACGGCCCGAACAAAAGGAGACGCAGCAAGGCTGACACCGCGCAAACTTGCAAGCGGTTTTTTCTTAAAAATATTCGTCCCCGTTTAATCGCAGCTTCGCGCCCGGCTCACTTTCCGCGCAGGGCTTGACAAGACTTTCACGCAATAGTTAATTTCGCACGCATATATAAACGTTCACTTTGCGAAAACCAAAGGTGGGCCTCTTGGCCTGCTTTTTTTTTCCTCACACACCAACACCTTACAACATCACTATGAGCAACGAAATCCTCGCCGTCCTCGAATACATGGAAAAAGAAAAGGCCATTCCGCGCGCCGACATGATTGCCGCCATAGTGAACGCAATCAAAACCGCCGCGCAAAAGGGCGTTAACGCGGGCCAGGAGCTCAAGATCGAAATCGATCCCAAATCCGGCAAGCTCAAGGCGTGGGCGCTGCTCAAGGTCGTTGACTCCGTGAGCAATCCTAAGACCGAGATTCATATCGAAAAAGCCCAGGCGCTCCAATCCAGCGTGCAACTCGGCGATATCATCGAGCGCGAAGTCGATCCCGCCATGCTCGGCCGCATCGCCGCGCAAACCGCGCGCCAGACCGTCATGCAAAAGCTCCGCCAGTTCGAGAAGGATCGCATTTACGACGACTTCAAGGACATGGTCGGAAACATCGTCACCGGCACCGTCCGCCGCAGGGAGCGAGGGGACATCGTTGTCGATCTTGGCAAGGCCGAGGCGCTTCTCACCAGCAAGGAACAGGTTCCCGGCGAGGAATACCAGGCCGGCGATCGCGTGCGCTGCATCTTGCTCGAAATCGAATCCACGCCGCGCGGCCCCGAGATCATTCTCAGCCGCGCCAGCTCGAAATTTGTCCGACGACTCTTCGAGCTCGAGGTCACTGAAATCGCCGACGGCACCGTGAAAATCGAATCCTTCGCGCGCGAACCCGGTTACCGCACAAAAATTTCCGTCTCCACGACCGACCCGAAAGTCGATCCCGTCGGCGCGTGCGTCGGCGCCCGCGGCGCCCGCGTGAAGACCATCGTTCGCGAGCTCAACGGCGAGAAAATCGACATCATTCCGCACCACGACGATCCGCAGCAATTCATCATCGAGGCCCTCAAGCCCGCGGTTCCGCGCGACATGGTCTTCGACGAAAAAATCACCGCGTCTCCCTGAAGGTTGACTCGGAAAACCTCGCCATCGCCATCGGACGCAAGGGCCAGAACGCGCGCCTCACCTCGCGCCTTGTCGGCTGGAAACTCGATATCGAGGAATACAAGGCCGCCTCGGCCGACCCGCGCGAGGACGCCATCCAGTCGCTCATCAAGGGGCTCGGTCTCGACCGCGCGATTGCGGAGCGCCTCGTCAACATCGGCATGAACTCGCCCGCCGTCCTTGAGGACGTCGAGCTCGACGACCTCACCGAAGCCGGCTTCACTGCCGACGAGGCCGAGGGCATTCTTTCGAAGCTGCGGAAATAAAACCTCCGCGCTTCCCGCTCACCACCCATCGCACGGCGCCCCGCGCCACTCGCCACCTGACACCACACGATTAAGATTCACAGCGCAGCAAACACTTACCTGAATGAGTATCCGCATCCACGAACTCGCTAAAAAAATCGGCATGAACAACAAGGAATTGTTGGCCATGCTGAAAGAGCGCAAATTTGACGTTAAAAGCGTCTCCAGCACCATCGACAACATCAGCGCCGAGGCAATTGTGGAGGAGTTCGCGGAAAAAAACAAAACGGCCGAGGCCGCCGCGCAACCACCGCCACCCGCGCCGGAACCGGAGGCCGCGCCCGCGCCTGTTCAGATTCCCACGGTAAAATCCGCCGCCGATGTCGCGCGTGAAAAAGAGGAGGCCGCCCGCGCTAAAAAAGCCGCCGAGGATGCCGCCAGAGCCGCATCGTCACCGAGCCCCGCCGCTCCCGTCGAAAAGCCCGCCGCGCCCCGCAAGGCCGCCCCGGCTGTTCCGCCGCCGCCCCCCGTTGTTTCCGCGCCGAAGCCGCCGCCCGCAATTCCCGCGCCCAAGCCGGCTTCGCCGCGCCCCGCAAGCATTCCCGCCGTCCGCTCCGCGCCCGCGGTTCCACCTTCGCCTCCGCAAACTCCCGGAGTGCGTCCCGCGCCCTCGGCCGCGCCCGCGCAATCCGCTCCGCGCCCGGCTTCGCCGCCGCCCGCGGCACCAGTCTCCCGTCCTGTTTCCGCGCCCCCGCCGCCAGCGCCGCGCCCCGTTTCCGCGCCGCCCCCGCCGCCGATTGCAAGCGCGCCGAAACCGACGCCCGCAATTCCCGGCACCACGCCGCCGATTGCCCCGGCGTCCGCAACTCCGGATCAGCCATCCGAGGCCGGTGACGGCGAGCTGAAAATAATCAGCCTCAAGCCGCCCGTGATCGTGCGCGATTTTGCGCCCGCGCTCGGACTCAAGCCTTTCAAGCTCATCTCCGAGCTCATGGGCATGGGCGTGTTCGCCTCCATGAACCAGGCGATCGACGAGGGCGTTGCCATCAAGGTTGCCGAAAAACACGGCTACCTCCTTGAGGTCAAACACCGCGGTGACGCCGCCTCGCAGCAAGCAGCCAAGGCCGAGGAGAAAAAAGCCCGCGCCAAGAAAGCCGCCGCCGAGGACGACCCGAAAAACCTCGCCCCGCGTCCGCCCGTTGTCTGCATCCTCGGCCACGTTGACCACGGCAAAACCTCGCTTCTCGACAGCATCCGCAAGGCCCATGTCGCCTCGGGCGAAGCCGGCGGCATCACGCAGCACATCGGCGCCTACCAGATCGAATACAACGGCCGCAAAATCACATTCCTCGACACTCCCGGCCACGCCGCATTCAACAAAATGCGCGCGCGCGGAGCCGACGCCACCGACATCGCCATTCTCGTCATCGCCGCCGACGACGGATTCAAGCCGCAAACCGAGGAGGCTCTCGCCCACGCGCAAAACGCCAAGGTGCCGATCATCGTTGCCGTCAATAAAATGGACGTCAAGGGCGCCAACCTCGACCAGGTCAAGGCGCAGATGCAGCAGCACGGAATCGCCCCCGAAGACTGGGGCGGCGAGACAATCACCGTTCCTGTTTCCGCAATCAAGGGCACCGGCATATCCGACCTCATGGAGATGATCCTTCTCCAGTCCGACGTCCTCGAGCTCAAGGCCAACCCGAAGGCCGATCCCAGCGGTGTCATCATCGAATCCCAAATCGACGTTGGTCGCGGTCCGCTCGCCACCGTCATCGTGCAACGCGGCACGCTCAAGGTCGGCGACTCCATCGTTTGCGGCCAGCAATGGGCCAAAATCCGCGCCATGTATGACGACCGCGGCAACGCAATCAAGGAGGCTCCTCCCTCGACGCCCGCGCGCGTCATCGGCTGGTCCGGCGCGCCCGACAGCGGCGCCACATTCAAGGCAGTCAAGAACGCCCGCGAGGCCGAGCGCCTTGCCGAGGATGCGCAGCACGCCGCCAAGCTCGCCGCCACCTCCCAAGCCGCCGCGCCCAAGGAAACTTCCATCGACGCGCTCTTCGCCAACATCGCCGCCTCGCAACAAAAGACGCTCAAGATCATCATCAAGGCGGATGTTTACGGCTCCACCGAGGCGGTTCGCAGTGTTCTCGAAAACATCAAGTCCAGCAAAGTCGCGCTCGAAATCGTTTCGACCGACGTCGGCCTTATTTCCAAGAACGACGTGCTCATGGCCAGCACCGGCTCCGCCACGATCATCGGCTTCAACACCAAGCTCGAAAACGGCGTCACTCCGCTCGCCAAGCACCACAAGGTTCGCATCGAAACATTCGGCATCATCTACGAACTCGCGGACCGCGTGCGCGAAATGATGGCCGACCTCCTCGAACCCGATCTCAAGGAAGTCAAACTCGGCGCCGCCGAAGTGCGTGCCACCTTCCCGCTCGCGAAGGGCTTTGTCGCCGGCTGTCTTGTCACCGAGGGCAAGATCACTCGCAACGCGCAGTCCCGCCTCCGCCGCGGCAACAAGATCGCCTACGAGGGCAAAATCGAAATGCTCAAACGCTTCAAGGACGACGCCAACGAAGTGCGCGCCGGCCTCGAATGCGGCATCAAGCTCGGCGACTACAACGCCTACGAAATCGGCGACGTCATCGAGTGCTTCGAGATTCAAAAAGTCAGGGCATCGCTCTGACTTTGAAAGCCTGAAAACTTGAAAGTCTGAAGACTGAAAACGGCGCGAACGAATTTGATTCTTCAGCCTTCAGGCCTTCAGACATTTCCTTCACACATGTCCAACCGAACACTCCGCGTCAACGAACTCATCCAGCGCGAACTCAGCGACATTCTTCGCAAGCGATATCAGAGCGAGGCGGTGACGATCACCATCAGCGCCGTTTCGACCGCGCCCGACTTGCGCGACTGCCGCGTGCATGTCTCCGTGGTGGGCGATCCCGATTTCGCCGGGCAAAAACTCCGCTGGCTGCGCAAAAAGGAAAGGGACCTTCGCCAGGAACTCGGACGCCGCATCATCCTCAAATACATGCCCAAGTTCACCTTCGCACTCGACACCTCCACCGCGCGCGGCAACCGCATCCTCGGCATTCTCGACGAGCTGGAGGAAAAGGCTGAAAAACCGAAAGACTGAAGGGTAGAGGTCGGAGCGCCGGAATTTTGAAACTCCCAACTTAAACTTTCATCGGCGCGGCAGCGTTATTCCGACTTCAGGCTACTGTATTCTGACTCCTGACTTCTTTTTTCCTTATGTATTTCCCGCAACTCACACCACTTTTCAAAGCCCTTCTCGACTCCGTATCCGGCCAGCCCGTCGCCGTGATCGGTCACGCCCGTCCCGACGGCGATTGCATCGGTTCGCAAATCGCGCTGGCCCGCGTTCTCCAATCACTCGGACACAAAACAATCTGCGTCAACGGCGACCCCGTTCCCCGTCGCATCCAGTATCTCGTTGCCCCTGAAACTCCTTTTTTCCTTCCCGACGAAATGCCCGGAACCACCGAGCCGCAGTCCGGCTCGTCTGATAATTCCACACTCACATCCATCTTCGTCGATTGCGCTGACCACGACCGCGGCGGCGCCAAGGTTCGAAACCGCTTTCCCTCACCCGCGGGTTGCATCGACCATCACCTTTCCAACGCCGATTTCGCCGCGCACAACATCGTCGATCCCGCCGCCGCCGCCACTTGCGAAATGCTCGCGGGCATGTTTCTCGACCTCGGCCTTCCCATCGACGAAATCACCGCCAGGGCTCTCTACGCCGGCATCAACACCGACACCGGCCAATTCCGTTTCGGCAGCACCACGCCCCGCACCTTCAAGCTCGCCGCCGAGCTCGTCGCGCGCGGAGCCAGCCCCGCCGAGGCCGGTTACGAAATCTACGAGCGCGAAAGCTGGGGCAAACTCAAGCTCCTCGACGCATTCCTCCGCTCGCTCACCCGCGAGTGCGACAATCGCGCCTGCATCGGCATTCTCCCCGACGGCATATTCGACCTCACCGGCACCACGCCCGAGGACACCGAGGGGCTGGTCGATTACGCGCGTTGCATCGACGGCGTCGAAATCGGCGTGCTCATCGAGGAGCGCCCCGGCGCGATCAAGGCCAGCCTTCGCGCCAAAAATCCCGCCATGCGCGTTGACCGCATCGCCGCCATTTTCGGCGGGGGAGGGCACGCTTGCGCCGCCGGCCTCAACATGAAAAAAGCCCCGTCGCTCGCCGAATTTCGCGCCCAACTCGTCACCGCCATCGCCGCGCAACTCGACGCGGTAAAAAATTAAGAACCAAGATTTTCAAAATTAAAAAACAAACCCTCAGGCATCGCACATGCACTCGAACTCGTTTCACACGCGGCGCGGCAGCATCCGCTTCTTAATTCTTAATTCTTAATTTTCATCATGTTGGTTCCACCCAAAGAACTCGAGGGCGTCCTCCTCATCGACAAACCCACCGACCACACATCGCACGACGTGATCGCGCGCCTCCGCGGCATCCTGAAAATGAAACGCATTGGCCACGCCGGCACGCTCGACCCGATGGCCACGGGCATTCTTATCGTGCTCGTTGGCAAGGCCACGCGCGCCTCGCAATACCTCATGAGCGTGGACAAGGAATACACCGGCACGATCTCCCTCGGCAAGGTCACCAACACGCAGGACGCCGAGGGCGAGATGCTTGAGACGCGCCCGGTGCCGCCCTTTACGCAGGAGCAAATCCTTGCCGCCATGAAAACCTTCATCGGCGACCAATACCAGACGCCGCCCATGTTTTCCGCCATCAAGATCGACGGCGTCCCGCTCTACAAAGCCGCGCGCAAAGGCGAGGAAATCGAGCGCGAGCCGCGCTTTATTCGCGTATCCAAATTTGAACTACATCGTTGGGAAACGCCCGAGATCGACTTCACTCTCCGTTGCAGCAAGGGCACGTATGTGCGCACCATCGCGCACGACCTCGGCCAGAAACTTGAATGCGGCGCGCACCTCTCGCGCCTCCGCCGCACCGGCACTGGCAAGTTCACCGACGCCCAATGCGTGACCCTCGAGCACCTGCAAAAACTCCCGCGTCCCGAAATCGAAAAACTTCTCATCCCCGTCCACGAAGCCGTCCCCAGCGTGGCATTGTGAGGGGCATGACATTGAATTGACCGGATCGAGTCGAGTGGCGCGGGCAGCCAACTTGTGGGTTTCAGCGAATGTTCGGTTTACCTTGCCGTATTGTGGTAGGGCGTTCCGGGCAAAGCGACAGTTTGACTACCGTCTCGGTGAGTCTCGGCCATCCTCACTTCGAAAAACCTTCCCGGCCCTAGCGTTTGGGCGATGTGGAAACGTCGGTAATAACCAAATGGCAAAATGCCAAAGCCCAGAATTTTAATATCTGAAAATCCCGCAGTTTTGATTTTGCCTCGCCTGTGTCACTGCTTGGCGCGCGTCAAAATCAACTGCGTCAACGTTGTGTCAACCTGTCTCATTTTTTAATTTTTTCGGTGTTTTTCTCCGCTAATTTTAGCCTCATTGTCTCATTTATAAATTTTCTACTCATTGGTTTTCAGCGATT
This genomic interval carries:
- a CDS encoding LacI family DNA-binding transcriptional regulator is translated as MPPSTTVSMREIAEVAGVSVSTVSLALRNSPKISDERRDAILKLVKEMGYRTDPRISELMVHLRVARADRAPSNIAFVIPELTREQVQHYPPILGMLEGVRNIAKNVGFGVDVFYLVELGMNARRLRSILVARGIRGVIFAPFASGVAKIDFDLTGFSAATAGYSILSPRMHRACPDYLQMMDELLETATNLGHRRLGLVMTYNEGGIGHKLFTSSFLYYQSKIPPGDRIPILPKPQISHEHLRAWVKKYDPDVIISAASVYHLLREIGVRIPEDVCFASIDRSEPPTDAAGVDHRYPLVGEEAFQLVISQLNLNLTGEPDDPKVVMADSHQREGYTLISPNARPARRKKSPHTSKKSKHPEFLGFLQ
- the nusA gene encoding transcription termination factor NusA, coding for MSNEILAVLEYMEKEKAIPRADMIAAIVNAIKTAAQKGVNAGQELKIEIDPKSGKLKAWALLKVVDSVSNPKTEIHIEKAQALQSSVQLGDIIEREVDPAMLGRIAAQTARQTVMQKLRQFEKDRIYDDFKDMVGNIVTGTVRRRERGDIVVDLGKAEALLTSKEQVPGEEYQAGDRVRCILLEIESTPRGPEIILSRASSKFVRRLFELEVTEIADGTVKIESFAREPGYRTKISVSTTDPKVDPVGACVGARGARVKTIVRELNGEKIDIIPHHDDPQQFIIEALKPAVPRDMVFDEKITASP
- the infB gene encoding translation initiation factor IF-2, with product MSIRIHELAKKIGMNNKELLAMLKERKFDVKSVSSTIDNISAEAIVEEFAEKNKTAEAAAQPPPPAPEPEAAPAPVQIPTVKSAADVAREKEEAARAKKAAEDAARAASSPSPAAPVEKPAAPRKAAPAVPPPPPVVSAPKPPPAIPAPKPASPRPASIPAVRSAPAVPPSPPQTPGVRPAPSAAPAQSAPRPASPPPAAPVSRPVSAPPPPAPRPVSAPPPPPIASAPKPTPAIPGTTPPIAPASATPDQPSEAGDGELKIISLKPPVIVRDFAPALGLKPFKLISELMGMGVFASMNQAIDEGVAIKVAEKHGYLLEVKHRGDAASQQAAKAEEKKARAKKAAAEDDPKNLAPRPPVVCILGHVDHGKTSLLDSIRKAHVASGEAGGITQHIGAYQIEYNGRKITFLDTPGHAAFNKMRARGADATDIAILVIAADDGFKPQTEEALAHAQNAKVPIIVAVNKMDVKGANLDQVKAQMQQHGIAPEDWGGETITVPVSAIKGTGISDLMEMILLQSDVLELKANPKADPSGVIIESQIDVGRGPLATVIVQRGTLKVGDSIVCGQQWAKIRAMYDDRGNAIKEAPPSTPARVIGWSGAPDSGATFKAVKNAREAERLAEDAQHAAKLAATSQAAAPKETSIDALFANIAASQQKTLKIIIKADVYGSTEAVRSVLENIKSSKVALEIVSTDVGLISKNDVLMASTGSATIIGFNTKLENGVTPLAKHHKVRIETFGIIYELADRVREMMADLLEPDLKEVKLGAAEVRATFPLAKGFVAGCLVTEGKITRNAQSRLRRGNKIAYEGKIEMLKRFKDDANEVRAGLECGIKLGDYNAYEIGDVIECFEIQKVRASL
- the rbfA gene encoding 30S ribosome-binding factor RbfA, with the protein product MSNRTLRVNELIQRELSDILRKRYQSEAVTITISAVSTAPDLRDCRVHVSVVGDPDFAGQKLRWLRKKERDLRQELGRRIILKYMPKFTFALDTSTARGNRILGILDELEEKAEKPKD
- a CDS encoding DHH family phosphoesterase; this translates as MYFPQLTPLFKALLDSVSGQPVAVIGHARPDGDCIGSQIALARVLQSLGHKTICVNGDPVPRRIQYLVAPETPFFLPDEMPGTTEPQSGSSDNSTLTSIFVDCADHDRGGAKVRNRFPSPAGCIDHHLSNADFAAHNIVDPAAAATCEMLAGMFLDLGLPIDEITARALYAGINTDTGQFRFGSTTPRTFKLAAELVARGASPAEAGYEIYERESWGKLKLLDAFLRSLTRECDNRACIGILPDGIFDLTGTTPEDTEGLVDYARCIDGVEIGVLIEERPGAIKASLRAKNPAMRVDRIAAIFGGGGHACAAGLNMKKAPSLAEFRAQLVTAIAAQLDAVKN
- the truB gene encoding tRNA pseudouridine(55) synthase TruB; amino-acid sequence: MLVPPKELEGVLLIDKPTDHTSHDVIARLRGILKMKRIGHAGTLDPMATGILIVLVGKATRASQYLMSVDKEYTGTISLGKVTNTQDAEGEMLETRPVPPFTQEQILAAMKTFIGDQYQTPPMFSAIKIDGVPLYKAARKGEEIEREPRFIRVSKFELHRWETPEIDFTLRCSKGTYVRTIAHDLGQKLECGAHLSRLRRTGTGKFTDAQCVTLEHLQKLPRPEIEKLLIPVHEAVPSVAL